The Triticum aestivum cultivar Chinese Spring chromosome 7B, IWGSC CS RefSeq v2.1, whole genome shotgun sequence genome window below encodes:
- the LOC123155792 gene encoding translation initiation factor IF-2 yields the protein MSSRSLLLMDDLVNSLRGFFAVFFRHPPTSVFFVILLPLLSGFYLHPPRLVRSQSGSSPKRRPSPERSRRRHRGTRGAAACRCGGAELAGFAGEAGAGEAGRPGCGETGKPGSGSRRPGSGRSRPAWGGSRSRHESREEAGARLGSPQPERGRPGGTTRWDRGSSAAPSGAGGDAAPRGRARGGAGAPARGGAARGRRPPQYLHILCCSRCRWSTPWDIPIHHGHCRQGLLHGSGTPWTCSSSRFLYPNLSDPLNGEAASLMTRDKKAYNQKVQESDA from the exons atgtcgtcaagatctctactcctaatggacgacttgGTGAATAGTCTGCGCGGTTTTTTCGCTGTtttttttcgtcatcctcccacctccGTTTTTTTTGTCATCCTACTACCACTTTTGTCTGGTTTTTATCTTCATCCTCCCAGGCTCGTCAGATCTCAATCTGGTTCATCTCCCAAAAGACGCCCCAGCCCcgagaggagccgccgccgccatcggggAACGAGAGGAGCCGCCGCCTGCAGGTGCGGAGGAGCGGAGCTGGCCGGGTTTGCGGGGGAAGCCGGCGCGGGCGAAGCCGGCAGGCCGGGTTGCGGGGAAACCGGCAAGCCGGGCAGCGGGAGCCGGCGGCCGGGAAGCGGCAGAAGCCGGCCTGCATGGGGTGGGAGCCGGTCGAGGCACGAGAGCCGCGAGGAGGCCGGCGCGAGGCTGGGGAGCCCGCAGCCGGAGCGGGGGCGCCCAGGCGGCACAACGAGGTGGGACCGCGGGAGCAGCGCGGCACCGAGCGGAGCAGGCGGTGACGCAGCACCGCGGGGGCGCGCACGCGGAGGTGCAGGTGCCCCCGCGCGCGGCGGAGCAGCGAGGGGCCGACGACCACcacag TACCTTCATATCCTCTGCTGCAGCAGATGCAGATGGAGCACACCGTGGGATATCCCCATCCACCACGGTCACTGCCGTCAAGGGCTTCTTCATGGATCTGGGACGCCATGGACCTGCAGCTCCTCAAG GTTCTTGTACCCCAACCTCTCGGACCCCTTGAACGGGGAGGCGGCTTCGCTGATGACGCGCGACAAGAAGGCATACAACCAGAAAGTCCAAG aatCTGATGCGTGA